A genomic window from Clostridium aceticum includes:
- a CDS encoding M20 metallopeptidase family protein, with the protein MNVVNLSKDIQEKIVQWRRALHQIPEIGLETPKTAAYVAQQLEALQIPYQTGVGGFGVVGLIKGNDPGKTIALRADMDGLAIKEETGLPFAATNGNMHACGHDAHTAMLLGAAEILQANRHLIKGNVKLIFQPGEEGPGGAKPMIDDGVLENPKVDSVLGLHIGVLFKEMKPGEVWVSYGNLMACLDSFYVKIKGKGCHGAMPDTGVDPIAITGQVISSLQTIISRELKPTNPGVLTIGKLHGGRAYNIIPEFVEIEGTVRATDQGEREKIAKRIEEIVASITKGMRGDYEYEYTFGYPPLVNDPQFTQEFVETAKKIVSIDEIKTASAPTMGGEDMAYFLERVPGTFFFFGGGNEEKGIIYPHHNPKFDVDEEVFYRGTALLVQGAIDWLEKHQ; encoded by the coding sequence ATGAACGTAGTAAATTTAAGCAAAGACATACAAGAAAAAATTGTTCAGTGGCGTAGAGCACTGCATCAAATACCAGAAATAGGGCTTGAAACACCTAAAACTGCAGCCTACGTTGCCCAGCAATTAGAGGCACTACAAATCCCCTACCAAACAGGAGTCGGAGGATTTGGTGTGGTGGGGCTCATTAAAGGAAATGATCCTGGAAAGACCATTGCTCTAAGAGCAGACATGGATGGTTTAGCTATTAAAGAAGAAACTGGGCTGCCTTTTGCAGCAACAAATGGTAATATGCATGCCTGTGGTCATGATGCTCATACGGCGATGTTATTAGGGGCTGCTGAAATTTTGCAGGCTAATCGTCATCTAATCAAGGGTAATGTAAAATTAATTTTTCAACCTGGTGAAGAGGGACCGGGGGGAGCTAAACCAATGATCGATGATGGCGTATTAGAGAATCCTAAGGTGGATTCAGTTCTTGGTCTTCATATCGGGGTCCTATTTAAGGAGATGAAACCAGGAGAAGTTTGGGTAAGTTATGGCAACTTGATGGCTTGTTTAGATAGTTTTTATGTTAAGATTAAAGGGAAGGGTTGTCATGGAGCTATGCCAGACACAGGCGTTGATCCTATAGCTATTACAGGGCAAGTTATCTCCTCCTTACAAACAATTATTAGTAGAGAGTTAAAACCTACAAATCCAGGTGTTTTAACTATTGGTAAACTTCATGGAGGTAGGGCATACAATATTATTCCGGAGTTTGTTGAGATAGAAGGGACTGTTAGAGCTACAGATCAAGGAGAGCGGGAAAAGATTGCAAAACGTATTGAAGAGATAGTGGCCAGTATTACTAAGGGAATGCGTGGAGATTACGAGTATGAGTACACCTTTGGGTATCCTCCTTTAGTTAATGATCCACAGTTTACTCAAGAATTTGTAGAAACTGCAAAAAAAATAGTTTCTATAGATGAAATCAAAACTGCCAGTGCTCCTACAATGGGGGGAGAAGATATGGCTTACTTCTTGGAACGAGTACCAGGGACCTTCTTCTTCTTCGGTGGTGGAAACGAAGAGAAAGGAATCATTTATCCTCATCATAATCCAAAGTTTGATGTGGATGAGGAGGTGTTTTATAGGGGTACAGCTTTACTGGTACAAGGTGCAATTGATTGGCTAGAAAAGCATCAATAA
- a CDS encoding DUF5058 family protein, with protein MQQEILKIANEFGVWVIAAILVTIVAIQSYLYLRLAYSTADKLGMKKEVCTKAFRTGLVTAIGPVVAVFIIMVGMMSVIGGPMSWMRLSIIGAAPTELTAARVGAEAVGVEFGSADYDIQALATSWWTMAINGAGWLVFVGLFSHKLELLRDKIGGGDPKWLAVLSGAAMLGVFGYLNSGDVVAGGGRLIAVIVGGVAMVVMTKLTEKFPKAKEYSLGIAMLVGMFAAVMLG; from the coding sequence GTGCAACAAGAAATTTTAAAAATTGCAAATGAGTTTGGAGTATGGGTAATCGCAGCTATTTTGGTTACAATTGTAGCTATTCAGTCTTATTTATATCTAAGACTTGCCTATTCGACAGCTGATAAGTTAGGTATGAAGAAGGAAGTATGTACTAAGGCTTTTAGAACAGGTCTGGTTACAGCTATTGGTCCTGTCGTTGCAGTATTTATTATTATGGTAGGCATGATGTCGGTAATTGGTGGACCTATGAGTTGGATGCGATTATCTATCATTGGTGCCGCTCCAACAGAACTAACAGCGGCTCGAGTAGGGGCAGAGGCTGTAGGGGTAGAATTTGGTTCAGCTGATTACGACATTCAAGCATTAGCTACTTCATGGTGGACCATGGCGATAAATGGAGCAGGATGGTTAGTATTCGTAGGATTATTTAGCCATAAGTTAGAGTTATTAAGGGACAAAATTGGTGGGGGAGATCCTAAGTGGCTAGCTGTATTAAGTGGTGCTGCAATGCTAGGGGTTTTCGGTTATCTTAACTCTGGTGACGTAGTAGCTGGAGGAGGAAGGCTAATTGCAGTAATTGTTGGTGGTGTGGCTATGGTTGTAATGACTAAATTAACAGAGAAATTCCCAAAGGCAAAGGAATACTCATTAGGAATTGCCATGTTGGTAGGTATGTTTGCAGCAGTTATGTTAGGTTAA
- a CDS encoding PucR family transcriptional regulator: MGVTVREVMASKFFKKCDLIAGAGGLDREIQAVALFDAPDGYLWFKGKEFVLTTGYLFQQHEGLFRDVVLFLSEKNSAGIAIKVDRFLKEIPQDIINLCNEINFPLISLPYETAWIDAINAVNSLAMNKYIIRINEHQYKRKKNTSTYSLAKKANEVLEILHHELGKHILLFDILEDKAYSFPNIPRYKELHYQDLIDPVFSYQKEIICEHLKIYRIKNLEDKQEETWVTMPIVVGDIEAGYLLVKEDDKKIDYYNIFSLRLAFTLLVYIYEQVYYMNSIDGKFQDEFLQEIIYGEYKSNEKIYKRANSLKLNIAKSYLAICIQQDDESIQLDKYREKIAHRIYQVFSKDKVLFGLLEENRMVILYAAHQRILKNNADIKQICQEFILNLQKDILNSRFRCGIGQSIESIVNIKKSYMESIKAIEIGTYIYPEKNLITYKELGPFRLIRRESFQGEDFKEMTEDIAPLLEQDDGEDLLLTLKTYLESESNYNLAARRLFIHSNTVRYRIEKIQQLCDLNLNDATERLKLEITLKFMKFMKHT, translated from the coding sequence ATGGGGGTTACAGTAAGGGAAGTAATGGCATCAAAGTTTTTTAAGAAGTGTGACTTGATAGCAGGAGCTGGGGGACTAGATAGAGAAATCCAGGCAGTGGCCTTGTTTGATGCTCCTGATGGTTATCTGTGGTTTAAAGGTAAAGAATTTGTCCTTACTACAGGATACTTATTTCAGCAGCATGAAGGGTTATTTAGAGATGTCGTCCTATTTTTAAGCGAAAAGAATAGTGCAGGAATAGCTATTAAAGTTGATCGCTTCTTAAAGGAAATACCACAGGATATCATCAATCTATGTAATGAAATAAATTTTCCGTTGATTAGTTTACCCTATGAAACAGCATGGATCGATGCTATCAATGCTGTTAATTCTCTGGCTATGAATAAATACATCATAAGAATCAATGAACATCAATATAAAAGGAAAAAAAATACTAGTACCTACTCTTTAGCGAAAAAGGCTAATGAAGTGTTAGAGATATTGCACCATGAACTTGGAAAACACATCCTTTTATTTGACATACTGGAGGACAAGGCATATAGCTTTCCAAACATTCCACGATATAAGGAACTTCATTATCAAGATTTGATAGATCCTGTCTTTAGTTATCAAAAAGAAATTATATGTGAACATTTAAAAATATATCGTATCAAAAATTTAGAAGATAAACAGGAAGAAACATGGGTAACAATGCCCATCGTGGTGGGAGACATAGAAGCGGGATATTTACTAGTTAAAGAGGATGATAAAAAAATAGATTATTATAATATTTTTTCATTACGTCTTGCTTTTACCTTGTTAGTGTATATTTACGAGCAGGTATATTATATGAATTCTATTGATGGAAAGTTTCAAGATGAATTTTTACAGGAAATTATATATGGAGAATATAAGAGTAATGAAAAAATATATAAGAGGGCCAATAGTTTAAAACTGAATATAGCAAAAAGTTATTTAGCCATCTGCATTCAACAGGATGATGAAAGTATTCAACTAGATAAGTATAGAGAAAAAATTGCTCATAGAATTTATCAAGTTTTTTCAAAAGATAAGGTTTTGTTTGGTTTGTTAGAAGAGAATCGTATGGTCATTTTATACGCTGCCCATCAACGAATATTAAAAAATAATGCAGATATAAAACAGATATGTCAGGAATTTATATTAAATCTACAAAAAGATATCTTAAATAGTCGTTTTAGGTGCGGTATAGGACAATCCATTGAGTCTATCGTAAATATTAAAAAAAGCTATATGGAGAGTATCAAAGCAATAGAAATTGGTACATACATATATCCTGAAAAAAATCTTATTACTTATAAGGAATTAGGTCCCTTTAGACTTATCAGAAGGGAATCCTTTCAAGGAGAAGACTTTAAAGAAATGACTGAGGACATTGCACCTCTACTAGAGCAAGATGATGGAGAGGATCTACTACTTACTTTAAAAACCTACTTGGAAAGTGAATCTAATTATAATTTAGCAGCTAGAAGATTATTTATCCATAGTAATACAGTACGTTATCGAATTGAAAAAATCCAACAATTATGTGATCTAAACCTTAATGATGCTACAGAGCGCTTAAAGCTAGAAATAACATTAAAGTTTATGAAATTTATGAAACACACCTAA
- a CDS encoding vanadium-dependent haloperoxidase, whose amino-acid sequence MKKTPYVFSSEMVEYIRFNNKNIHHTKTNECNKRKQPKKGEKKWSQLPYAGEKELPRGIDPTAGSWPLYFIKRNRDGRFTTLDGKIIRFTIKHPDNINFCKELSVVEETLNNITCHQREIAEYWGDGPATKQWTPIIDRLLDTYNLSPVQAARVLATVQAGINDAFVITWYYKYLWDVPRPNQLAQNLITAICTPKFPAYPSGHSVISGTAEVILSYFFPPEAEALKKLATENSTSRLYGGVHFPSDLSEGLQLGRQIGRLIVDILRSQKDSNKNPIDIPVTQDLHANFNPPPYKQVIPYPARVRNCDLPILPEY is encoded by the coding sequence ATGAAGAAAACACCATATGTATTTTCAAGTGAAATGGTAGAGTATATAAGGTTTAATAATAAAAACATACATCATACAAAGACAAATGAGTGTAACAAAAGAAAACAACCTAAAAAAGGTGAAAAAAAATGGTCCCAATTACCTTATGCAGGGGAGAAAGAACTCCCTAGGGGTATTGATCCAACTGCTGGTTCATGGCCATTATATTTTATAAAGAGGAATAGAGATGGGAGATTTACTACACTAGATGGAAAAATTATTAGATTTACTATAAAGCATCCAGACAATATAAATTTTTGCAAAGAATTATCGGTTGTTGAAGAAACACTAAACAATATCACTTGTCACCAAAGGGAAATTGCAGAATACTGGGGAGACGGTCCAGCTACAAAACAATGGACTCCCATTATAGATCGATTGCTAGATACCTATAACCTCAGTCCAGTGCAAGCAGCACGTGTGCTTGCGACAGTTCAGGCAGGAATTAACGATGCATTTGTTATTACTTGGTACTACAAGTACCTTTGGGATGTTCCTCGTCCAAATCAATTGGCTCAAAACCTTATTACAGCAATTTGCACGCCGAAATTTCCTGCATATCCCTCAGGACATTCTGTTATATCAGGAACAGCCGAGGTGATCTTAAGCTATTTCTTTCCTCCTGAAGCTGAAGCCTTGAAAAAATTAGCCACGGAAAATTCTACTTCACGGTTATATGGAGGGGTGCATTTTCCATCAGACTTAAGTGAGGGGCTACAGCTCGGACGACAGATTGGAAGACTGATTGTAGATATATTAAGGAGTCAGAAGGATAGTAATAAAAATCCTATAGATATACCGGTAACACAAGATTTACATGCTAATTTTAATCCCCCTCCATATAAACAAGTTATCCCTTATCCTGCTAGAGTTAGGAATTGTGATTTGCCGATTTTACCAGAGTATTAG
- the wrbA gene encoding NAD(P)H:quinone oxidoreductase, giving the protein MSKVKLAVVYYSMGGTNYQLARWAEEGAKEAGAEVKVLKVPELAPQSSIEKNPIWKAHVEATKDVPEATPDDLEWADAIIFSTPTRFGVMASQMKQFIDLTGGLWAEGKTVNKVVSAMSSAQNSHGGQEATILSLYTAMCHWGAIIAPPGYTDPVIFGAGGNPYGTTVTVGQDGKMIEDVQAAVKHQAKRTVTVAQWVKNGNQ; this is encoded by the coding sequence ATGAGTAAGGTAAAATTAGCAGTAGTTTATTACAGCATGGGTGGTACAAACTATCAATTAGCTAGATGGGCTGAAGAAGGGGCAAAAGAAGCAGGGGCTGAAGTAAAAGTATTAAAGGTACCTGAGCTCGCACCACAATCTTCTATTGAAAAAAATCCGATCTGGAAAGCCCATGTTGAAGCAACAAAAGATGTTCCAGAGGCGACACCAGATGACTTAGAATGGGCGGATGCGATTATCTTCAGTACTCCAACCAGATTCGGTGTTATGGCATCACAGATGAAACAGTTCATCGATTTAACTGGTGGTCTTTGGGCAGAAGGTAAGACAGTAAATAAAGTGGTAAGTGCAATGTCATCTGCACAAAACTCTCATGGTGGTCAAGAGGCAACAATTTTATCCCTCTATACAGCTATGTGCCATTGGGGAGCAATTATAGCACCTCCCGGCTATACAGATCCAGTTATTTTTGGAGCTGGAGGAAATCCTTATGGAACAACTGTAACTGTTGGTCAAGATGGTAAAATGATTGAAGATGTTCAGGCCGCTGTTAAACATCAGGCAAAACGAACTGTTACTGTGGCACAATGGGTAAAAAACGGCAACCAGTAG
- a CDS encoding GNAT family N-acetyltransferase — MEDNYTIRVATNKDLKDIMKIEFSCFKLEICEKEEVFLERIEIFNDGFYVVEKNDTVVGYISTEIWEYEEKIDSKWFDLGHSISQLHNPNGTELYISSMGLLPNYRGKGLGKEIFLKSTDLIVNKYNNIKSQILIVSEKWDSARKIYKQNNYIELMKIENFFKYKNNYKENGIVMRKHCI, encoded by the coding sequence ATGGAGGATAATTATACTATTAGAGTTGCTACAAATAAGGATTTAAAAGATATTATGAAAATTGAGTTTTCATGTTTCAAATTAGAAATTTGCGAGAAAGAAGAGGTTTTTTTAGAAAGAATTGAAATTTTTAATGATGGATTTTATGTCGTAGAGAAGAACGATACTGTTGTTGGATATATAAGTACTGAGATCTGGGAGTATGAAGAAAAAATTGATAGCAAGTGGTTTGATTTGGGGCACTCAATAAGCCAGTTGCATAATCCAAATGGTACGGAACTTTATATATCGTCAATGGGACTATTACCAAACTATAGAGGAAAAGGTCTTGGGAAAGAAATATTCTTAAAGTCTACCGATTTAATTGTTAATAAGTATAACAACATAAAATCCCAAATATTAATAGTTTCTGAAAAATGGGATAGTGCAAGAAAAATATATAAACAAAATAATTATATTGAACTTATGAAGATAGAAAATTTCTTTAAGTATAAAAATAATTATAAAGAAAATGGTATTGTAATGAGAAAACATTGTATATAG
- a CDS encoding lysophospholipid acyltransferase family protein → MISTTTAKLINILPDKLVTYISKKVVDKYLKKYADITIEGSENLKGIKTPTIFICNHLSNSDGLVLDKALKEINPTFIAGVKLSNNALTSIGVNVIKTTNIKPNTADKEGLKKIINLVKQGESLLIFPEGTRSRTGSLIEAKKGIFLIAKMTGAPIVPIGLYGTEKLLPINKEGDMSAETFNYADVHINIGKQFEFPQRAKEEDKKEYEDFATKYIMKKIAELLPENYRGIYNQVD, encoded by the coding sequence ATGATATCCACTACAACGGCAAAACTTATAAATATTTTGCCTGATAAACTTGTTACATATATATCTAAAAAAGTTGTTGATAAATACCTAAAAAAATATGCCGATATAACTATCGAGGGAAGTGAAAACTTAAAGGGAATAAAAACACCAACTATTTTTATATGTAATCATTTAAGCAATTCTGATGGATTAGTTCTAGACAAGGCTTTAAAAGAGATTAATCCAACTTTTATAGCAGGTGTCAAGCTGTCAAATAATGCTCTTACAAGTATAGGGGTTAATGTAATAAAGACTACAAACATAAAACCTAATACTGCTGATAAAGAGGGTCTTAAGAAAATTATTAATCTTGTGAAGCAAGGGGAAAGTTTACTGATTTTCCCAGAAGGAACTAGAAGTAGAACTGGTAGTTTGATTGAAGCAAAGAAAGGAATCTTTCTTATAGCAAAAATGACAGGTGCTCCTATTGTACCTATTGGTTTATATGGGACAGAAAAATTGTTACCTATAAATAAAGAAGGAGACATGAGCGCAGAAACCTTTAATTATGCAGATGTTCATATCAACATTGGAAAACAATTTGAATTTCCCCAAAGAGCAAAAGAGGAAGATAAAAAAGAATATGAAGATTTTGCCACAAAATATATAATGAAGAAAATAGCAGAATTATTACCTGAAAATTATAGAGGAATTTATAATCAAGTAGACTGA
- a CDS encoding GNAT family N-acetyltransferase has product MNIRKATFDDIDILIKLRIDYLLADRGNLTEDEESTIRSQLTAYYVKHINHDFIAILAEIENKVVSTAFLVISEKPANPTFITGKTGTLLNVLTYPEYRRMGVAGKVIYRIIDEAKQLGLSSIDLSATQDGKGLYEKLGFTEGKSKYTSMKLQLV; this is encoded by the coding sequence ATGAATATTCGTAAAGCAACCTTTGACGATATCGACATCCTTATTAAACTTCGAATTGATTACCTGTTAGCTGACAGAGGCAATTTAACAGAAGATGAAGAGAGTACAATACGTTCACAATTGACAGCATATTATGTAAAACATATTAATCATGATTTTATAGCTATATTAGCTGAAATAGAAAACAAAGTAGTGTCAACAGCATTTCTTGTAATATCAGAAAAGCCTGCAAATCCAACATTCATTACAGGTAAAACAGGTACTTTGCTCAATGTACTTACATATCCTGAGTATCGCAGAATGGGGGTTGCCGGAAAAGTGATATATAGAATAATTGATGAAGCAAAACAATTAGGCTTGTCTTCAATTGACCTTTCTGCTACACAGGATGGAAAGGGATTATATGAAAAACTTGGCTTTACTGAAGGAAAATCAAAATATACTTCAATGAAGTTACAGCTTGTTTGA
- a CDS encoding GNAT family N-acetyltransferase, with amino-acid sequence MIKGRQITLEPSKSGDKRKAYEWLCLSETAKNHMGPPNFEDHPIPSWDEYCEDFENYYFDGSKPQKGQLWIIKHEGEEIGAICYSSFHLKGRSAELDIWMPIEKNCGKGFGSEAIRLFCDYLKEKLYIDRFIIRPSKRNERAVRAYEKAGFIKIKDADKQKIVQEYLLEEYWNIYGQGDYGTGDDIVLIKT; translated from the coding sequence ATGATTAAAGGAAGGCAAATAACTTTAGAACCATCAAAATCAGGAGATAAAAGAAAAGCATATGAATGGTTATGTTTATCAGAAACTGCTAAAAATCATATGGGACCACCTAATTTTGAAGACCATCCGATACCGAGCTGGGATGAGTATTGCGAGGATTTTGAAAATTACTATTTTGATGGCTCAAAGCCACAGAAGGGTCAATTGTGGATTATAAAGCATGAGGGTGAAGAAATAGGAGCTATATGCTATTCATCATTTCATCTAAAAGGTAGAAGTGCTGAACTTGATATATGGATGCCAATAGAAAAGAATTGTGGAAAGGGTTTTGGATCAGAGGCTATAAGGTTATTTTGTGATTACTTAAAAGAAAAGTTATATATAGATAGGTTTATAATTAGACCATCAAAAAGAAATGAACGTGCTGTAAGAGCATATGAAAAGGCAGGATTTATAAAAATAAAAGATGCAGACAAACAAAAAATAGTTCAAGAATACTTACTTGAAGAATATTGGAATATATATGGACAAGGAGATTACGGAACAGGAGATGATATTGTATTAATAAAAACTTAA
- a CDS encoding GNAT family N-acetyltransferase has protein sequence MFKYVVENDIELRLLQNGDAEELYKLIDCNRAYLRKWLPWVDSSKTCEDTKSFIESTMNQFASNNGFQAGIWYKGEITGIIGYHNIDWMNKYTSIGYWLSEKHVGKGIMTKACKAIIDYAFININLNRVEIRCAEYNHKSRAIPERLGFTKEGMIKEAEWLYDHYVNHIVYGILAKEWEQSSNV, from the coding sequence GTGTTTAAATATGTCGTTGAGAATGATATAGAACTTAGGTTGCTTCAAAATGGAGATGCGGAAGAGTTGTACAAACTGATTGATTGTAATAGAGCTTATTTGAGGAAATGGCTTCCATGGGTAGATAGTTCAAAAACATGTGAAGATACGAAGTCATTTATTGAATCTACAATGAATCAATTTGCATCAAATAATGGTTTTCAAGCAGGGATATGGTATAAAGGCGAAATTACAGGAATTATAGGCTATCATAATATTGATTGGATGAATAAATACACAAGCATAGGATATTGGCTTAGTGAAAAACATGTGGGGAAAGGTATTATGACGAAAGCATGTAAAGCTATTATTGACTATGCATTTATTAATATAAACTTGAACAGAGTAGAAATTAGATGTGCAGAGTACAATCATAAAAGTAGAGCTATTCCAGAAAGACTAGGTTTTACAAAAGAAGGGATGATTAAGGAGGCAGAGTGGTTGTATGACCATTATGTTAATCATATTGTTTATGGAATTTTAGCAAAAGAGTGGGAACAAAGTAGTAATGTTTGA
- a CDS encoding TfoX/Sxy family protein has product MGELSTLPNIGKIVEQQLNKVGIETYKQLIEIGSKQAWLSIKSIDDSACINRLYALEGAIQGIRWHNLSEEAKEELKEFYNAFK; this is encoded by the coding sequence ATGGGTGAATTATCTACACTTCCTAATATTGGTAAAATAGTGGAACAACAATTAAATAAAGTTGGAATAGAAACCTATAAACAATTAATTGAAATTGGAAGTAAACAAGCTTGGTTGAGTATAAAAAGTATTGACGACTCTGCTTGTATAAATAGGTTATATGCTTTAGAAGGTGCAATTCAGGGAATTCGATGGCATAATCTTTCAGAAGAAGCAAAAGAGGAGTTAAAAGAATTTTATAATGCCTTTAAATGA
- a CDS encoding M23 family metallopeptidase translates to MNRESIFSILKNIAEASAILQIVLIVIERTINPPQDLVNITRILLITGFIFASLTLPWAKNASILFKLLGLIGIVLYILGLFLPKYFFLLAIAILIGVFMILISNSFENTQDVNSKKDSFLLPGPAERAGKIKTIIKYSSSSILSLFNPFQLFQMLYQVIGMIRLSERKDFQQKGKYTLPFTGEWIIVSGGIEKKDSHSWDVINQRYAYDFVIADWENKRHINNGDNLKDYYCYGKNILSPGDGKVIKVRDGIRDYPRPGTMTLDFLARDFRGNFVIIEHENKEYCFMAHFIPSSFEVKEGDFVKRGQIIGKCGNSGHSTEPHLHFHFQDHPNFYLGRGIPIKFSNLKINGEEKIDSYIKKGDSVASLHTLEL, encoded by the coding sequence ATGAATAGAGAATCTATCTTTTCAATTTTAAAAAACATAGCTGAAGCATCAGCTATACTTCAAATAGTGCTGATAGTAATAGAGAGAACAATTAATCCACCACAAGATCTAGTAAACATAACAAGGATACTGCTTATAACAGGATTTATCTTTGCTTCGCTAACTCTTCCATGGGCGAAAAATGCTAGTATATTGTTTAAATTGTTGGGGCTAATAGGAATAGTCCTATATATTTTAGGGCTATTCTTACCTAAATATTTCTTTTTGTTAGCAATAGCAATTTTAATAGGGGTTTTTATGATTTTAATAAGCAATTCCTTTGAGAATACTCAAGACGTAAACAGTAAGAAAGATTCTTTTTTACTACCAGGACCTGCTGAAAGGGCAGGTAAGATTAAAACCATTATTAAATATTCTAGCTCATCTATATTGTCTTTATTTAATCCATTTCAGCTTTTTCAAATGCTTTACCAGGTGATAGGTATGATACGTTTATCAGAACGTAAAGATTTTCAGCAAAAGGGTAAATATACATTGCCGTTTACAGGAGAATGGATAATTGTTAGCGGCGGCATTGAAAAAAAAGATTCTCATTCATGGGATGTCATAAATCAACGATATGCATATGATTTTGTTATAGCTGACTGGGAAAATAAACGACATATAAATAATGGAGATAATCTTAAAGATTATTATTGCTATGGTAAAAATATTTTATCCCCTGGAGATGGAAAAGTAATAAAAGTTAGAGATGGTATTAGAGACTATCCACGTCCGGGCACTATGACACTAGACTTTTTGGCCAGAGATTTTAGAGGAAACTTTGTAATAATAGAACATGAAAACAAAGAGTACTGTTTTATGGCTCACTTTATACCTAGTAGTTTTGAAGTAAAGGAAGGGGACTTTGTTAAAAGGGGACAAATAATAGGTAAATGTGGCAATTCAGGACATTCAACCGAACCACATCTTCACTTTCACTTTCAAGATCATCCTAACTTTTATTTAGGTAGAGGAATTCCTATTAAATTTAGCAACTTGAAAATTAACGGGGAAGAAAAAATAGATTCCTATATAAAAAAAGGGGATAGTGTTGCATCATTACATACCTTAGAATTATAG
- a CDS encoding GNAT family N-acetyltransferase has product MSNEFINLTTDNITSEHLCCAIADKKHQHGVAVKRTWLTDRVADGHVFRKLNEKGKVFIEYTSLEKAWVPVVGDNYIYIYCLWVSGSFKGKGYGKKLLDYCITDARKQDKAGVCIISSKKKKPFLSDKKFMQKFGFETVDMIDGEYELMALSFDGSKPGFATNAKKQNIDSEELTIYYGLQCPYIPNCIEQIETFCNANDVTVKLIKVDTLEKAKELPCVFNNWAVFYRGKFETVHLLNEGYLKKMLDR; this is encoded by the coding sequence ATGAGCAATGAATTTATAAATTTAACCACAGACAATATTACAAGTGAACACCTGTGTTGTGCTATTGCCGATAAAAAACATCAACATGGTGTTGCTGTTAAAAGAACATGGCTTACCGACAGGGTCGCAGATGGTCATGTATTTAGAAAACTAAATGAAAAAGGTAAGGTTTTTATTGAATATACATCACTTGAGAAAGCATGGGTGCCAGTTGTTGGCGATAATTATATTTATATTTACTGTCTTTGGGTTTCAGGGAGTTTTAAAGGAAAAGGGTATGGCAAAAAATTACTGGATTATTGTATAACAGATGCAAGGAAACAAGATAAGGCAGGTGTTTGCATAATCAGCTCAAAAAAGAAAAAACCTTTTCTTTCAGACAAAAAGTTTATGCAGAAATTTGGGTTTGAAACGGTGGATATGATTGATGGTGAGTATGAACTTATGGCATTATCTTTTGATGGCTCAAAGCCGGGGTTTGCAACCAATGCAAAAAAGCAAAACATAGATAGTGAAGAGCTAACTATTTATTATGGTTTGCAATGCCCATATATTCCAAACTGTATAGAACAAATTGAAACCTTTTGCAATGCAAATGATGTTACCGTTAAACTAATAAAAGTTGATACATTAGAAAAAGCGAAAGAACTTCCCTGTGTGTTTAATAACTGGGCTGTTTTTTATAGAGGTAAGTTTGAAACAGTACATTTGCTCAATGAAGGTTATTTAAAGAAAATGCTTGATAGATGA